From the genome of Opisthocomus hoazin isolate bOpiHoa1 chromosome 8, bOpiHoa1.hap1, whole genome shotgun sequence, one region includes:
- the PVALB gene encoding parvalbumin alpha translates to MAMTDVLSAEDIKKAVGAFSAAESFNYKKFFEMVGLKKKSPEDVKKVFRILDKDQSGFIEEEELKFVLKGFTPDGRDLSDKETKALLAAGDKDGDGKIGADEFATMVAES, encoded by the exons ATGGCTATGACTGACGTGCTCAGCGCTGAGGATATCAAGAAGGCTGTGGGAGCCTTTTCAG CGGCTGAGTCTTTTAACTACAAGAAGTTCTTCGAGATGGTAGGATTGAAAAAGAAGAGCCCAGAAGATGTGAAGAAGGTTTTCCGTATTCTTGATAAAGACCAAAGCGGCTTCATCGAAGAGGAAGAATTAAA GTTTGTACTGAAGGGCTTTACCCCAGATGGGAGAGACCTGTCAGACAAAGAAACGaaggctcttctggctgctggAGATAAAGACGGTGACGGTAAAATTGGCGCCGACG AATTTGCAACTATGGTGGCTGAATCATAA